A stretch of Enterobacter cloacae complex sp. ECNIH7 DNA encodes these proteins:
- a CDS encoding phage major capsid protein, P2 family gives MRNSTRELFDAYLERQAELNHINKSHVTKAFSIDPSVEQTLEDKVQQSSEMLKKINIYGVNDQSGEKIGLGVSGPISSTNNSTTDRRQPVSVTALDSNKYTCNKVNADTFASYAQLDAWAKFPDFQQRLSNQIIQRIALDRIMIGFNGTSYADKSDRNANPLLQDCGIGWLQQYRANAPQRVMKDITVTSRDDSNQVIAKGDYGNYDSLVYDAVNSLMDEWYKDSPNLVVITGRNLTVSRSFPIINAVSTNNPNSEALAGQLIASRKTIGNLPSFIAPFFPDGSMFITSWENLSIYWQEGAHRRRIVEEPEYNRVSTYSSSNDAYVVEDYGFGCLIEGITAAEPAPAP, from the coding sequence ATGCGTAATTCTACCCGTGAATTGTTTGATGCGTATCTTGAGCGACAGGCCGAACTCAATCACATCAACAAATCCCACGTAACAAAGGCGTTCAGCATTGATCCGAGCGTTGAGCAGACGCTTGAAGACAAGGTGCAGCAGTCTTCCGAAATGTTGAAGAAGATTAATATCTACGGCGTTAACGATCAGTCCGGTGAAAAAATCGGTCTGGGTGTGAGCGGGCCGATCTCCAGCACCAACAATTCCACCACCGATCGCCGCCAGCCTGTTTCCGTCACGGCGCTGGATTCGAACAAATACACCTGTAATAAGGTGAACGCGGATACTTTCGCCTCTTATGCGCAGCTTGATGCCTGGGCTAAATTCCCGGATTTCCAGCAGCGACTGAGCAATCAGATCATTCAGCGTATTGCGCTTGATCGCATCATGATCGGCTTTAACGGAACCAGCTACGCGGATAAGTCCGACCGCAACGCTAACCCGCTTTTGCAGGATTGTGGTATCGGCTGGCTGCAACAGTACCGCGCAAACGCGCCGCAACGTGTCATGAAAGATATCACCGTGACCAGCCGCGACGATTCCAACCAGGTGATCGCTAAAGGTGATTACGGTAACTACGACTCGCTGGTTTATGACGCGGTTAACTCACTGATGGACGAGTGGTACAAAGATTCGCCCAATCTGGTGGTGATCACTGGTCGTAACCTGACGGTTAGCCGTTCGTTCCCGATCATCAACGCCGTCAGCACCAATAACCCGAACTCCGAAGCGCTGGCCGGTCAGTTGATCGCATCACGTAAGACGATCGGCAACCTGCCTTCGTTCATCGCGCCTTTCTTCCCTGATGGCAGCATGTTTATCACTTCGTGGGAAAACCTGTCGATTTACTGGCAGGAAGGTGCGCACCGTCGCCGTATCGTGGAAGAGCCGGAATATAACCGCGTCTCTACCTACAGTTCGTCAAATGATGCCTATGTTGTTGAAGATTACGGCTTCGGCTGTCTGATCGAAGGCATTACCGCCGCCGAACCAGCACCGGCACCATAA